From the Colias croceus chromosome 20, ilColCroc2.1 genome, the window CTTTCACTCGGGCCGCTATTAATTACGAACATGATTGTGTTATTTCGTTTCTATTTACACAACTGTTTCGACTGCTGAAAGATAAAGAAACTGTGTAGGTATCGCGCTAACGCGACGTCGCTATCTTATCGGAGCCACTCTATTGATCACTCATCATTATATCGCGAACGGGCCGCCTTATACGGACGACCGGACTACCTTTATTGTCCAATTTAACGTGTAGACGTGTACTCTTTTATAGGCACGATGTTACCGGTGAAGTCATAATGTGTGTCGTACGAAAATAGAAATACAGTGTTTACAGGAAAATAGTATCAATAACAAAAGTGTTGTGGTTTGTTATCGAACGGAAATGGCGGCTAAATCGCCCACAACTAGTGTGAAGTCGCGGGAGATCATCGGCGGCGACCAGTTCAGTCAACGGCGCGAGGTTTTCGAAAAACACGACACGGTGTTCCTGCCCTTGCCGTCACCTACGACCCCGACACCGACCTATAGAGAGGTCGAGCCAATTATAACGTCCAATCACGGTAAAACCACTTCGAACTTCAAACGAAACACTGCTGGCTATTCCAGTATGCGCGAAACGAGGAGCGAGGATCGCAACCATTACGATTTTCGACCACGAAAATATTCCGACAACTTTACATCGGACCTAAATCAAAGTGATGATGCAGACTACAGGTACAGTACTGCCGAACGAACGAGGCGACTTTCTAAAATGCGAAGAGATTTTCTAACTTCAAATCTGCACGAGCCAACTGATAGTCCATTCACTCGAACCGGCGTTCGCGCCTCGATGCCCGCTAAAAGCGTGAACGTAACAAGTTACAAAATCGAAAGtcctaaaatttataaatttcctTTCGCCGAACCGTATACTACACCGACGCCAGTTCGGCGTATTATAATCGATTTGGGACCAACGGATGACGAAGATGTTCAAGATGGAAAAGAAAATCACGTGCCAcaagaaagaagaaaatatcaaAGCTTGCCCAATGAGGAGAGCTCACCAAAAATTGATcgacaaaaattatttgaagaaCTTGTCAAAAGATATTCTCCACAACGTAAACCTGTGGATTGGACTCTGCCGCCAACGAGACCGAAAGTCGTGGGTTCAGTTCCAAAGTCGACATCGAGTGCAGCAGATAGTGTCGATAGTACGGATAACATAGACAAGGATGATGTATTTGAAAAGAAAGAAACTGAGGAACCAAAGACAACATCAAATGAAGTCGAAAAGGAAAAAGTACCGGAAGTTCAACCAcatattgaaattttacacAACGGTCCGGAAAAGGTAcaggaaaataataatgtttccGAACAAAAAGATCAATCAAAGAATTCCCTAGTAGAGGAGAATGACTATGTTCCCGAATTATCACCTATAAAAAGGCAATTAAGCAGAGAATCAGCTAAAAGACCACCTAAGGATGCAATAGTAGATTTAACCATTCCAGCGTTGATCGACAAAATGAACACCGAAGGTGAAAACTTGGAACACCAAAAGAGTAACggtaaaaaagttaaaagaaaaagaagtttCCTTGATAAACTTCTTGGACGCAATAAAGGAGTTAAAAGTGACAAGTGATAACGGTCGATGTGATATCGTTTGCCAAAGATAACTGCAATCCTGTACGGTTGGTCGAAGCACATGACGTCGGTTTGCCTTATCGCTGTTAAGGTATCAAATGGAATATTACATAGTATTTTCAGTAAAAGAAACAATTAGGTAtcgatatatgtataaaactaaTGAAGGTCATACTTCCTGCACGCTATCTTAATGCATTGGTAGGTTATCGTGAAGAGATAAGGAAAAGTGGCATGTGACACCCTTTCTGCTAAATTTCGATTAGAGTATTAGGTAACCAATTATACTAAttacttaaatgtataaattttatcaaccTAAAggtgttattgttatttataaatcatgcATCTGTGTGATgatgttttgtataaaatatgattaatgCTGTTATGCAAATAATTGTTACcgaaactaattattattaaatataatatatatatatagttttacttttattttattaattgatttttttatattcgttaacataatatgttccTAAAATGACAAAATGTGTAGGAAATACTttgcataataaaattgttatttaaaatattatttggttttattacaatataacaacaaaagatacatacatagataaagcataaatttcatattatcaCTTGcctatattgaaaaaatataattaataatacctacttacaataAGCATTAGATATTTTATCTGAATGGTATCTATAATACTTGACAATTTCTCTACATTTGTTACAAAATCGAAACATTCTTtacatttgtattatatttatctttattacagtttacTTACAATCTCATAAAATCAATATCAAATACTGTATCAGATATCAAGCAAATAATTGCTATCTTTTGCCCATTTAAGTAGTTAAtagttatataattaattattagcttTGTGGCTTCACTCGTGCAAATGCAAATGTTTCTATTAGTAGTAGcagtatatttaattattattagtctgtggtagtACCTAGTATCATCAAAGTCCGTTTTGCTTTTGTCGTGTTAGACACCATAGGTACATTTTACAGAATTCtgtgttcataatattaataggatTAGGATAAATTCTTATCAAcgcattttttaaaaaatgtacacaatccatactaagtaatattataaatgcgaaagtaactctgtctgtctgttactcaatcacgccttaactactgaaccaatttgcatgaaatttggtatagagatattttgatacccgagaaaggacataggctactttttaccccgggacataggaaaggttttatcccggaaatcccacgggaacgggaactatgcgggtttttatttgactgcgcgagcgaagccgcgggcggaaagctagtactatatatgtatagttcagtacttacgtattttaaagttttaaatgaattaataaatgttattcatttcagttttaaaagcagattactattaaaaataagattttttctGAATTATCATGAAATCGTGATGTTAAAAACGTTgagcaaattaaatttaaattggtaaaAAATGATAATCTTAAAGACAATCATAAAATAAccttgaatatttattacactgtGGAGTTCTTCATACCCTCTTTAAAtggttaattttatataaaagattttaaaaaaggtTATTGTACTttactgttattttttaataaaaaacaacggTCTTTTTTTTGAACAATgcaattcattcatttatcaCAATTTCATAGCCACAACAATCAGTAAGAAATCtaaaagaaaatttcttaTTGAAAAGCCAAAAGAGAAAAtccttaaatatattataataatgactCTCAATAAGAGTTTATATTTTCACAGCCTTGTCAGTATTTTTCctatagtacataatattttgcaatacaatatacatttgGGAATcatgcaaaattattttaactgtatccttattttatacaatgcaATTGAAGTTACTTGAACTTAAAACAAGGAAATACATTTAGTAGGAatacaaattgaataaaatgtccgtcaactacaattttattaagtaactagctgctccgcgcggtttcacccccgtggctccactcctgttggtcgtagcgtgatgatctatagcctatagccttcctcgataaatgagctatctaacactgaaagaatttttcaaatcggacaagttgttcccgagattagcgcgttcaaacttcaaacaaacaaacaaactcttcagctttataatattagcatagattCAAATTACAACATATCACTACacagtaaaaaaaacaaagtgaCTTCctactgtctgtctgtctataagtatgcttagatctttaaaactatgcagcCGATTTTATAGTTTAGTGAAATGTTTAAGTTAGTTTAGTCATTCTGGGTGAAACCACGGGCGTTGCCGTAAACAGAAAGCTAGCAATGATTACActacataattacaataattgtcTATTTATCAGTATCAAGTTCCTTCACAGCAGCCTCAAGGGAGAAGAGATGATCGTCGTCCACTTCTGGTGCAATCTGCCTCATTGCATCTGCTAGTTGGTACACATAGTCTTTATTTAAACCACTGGGACCTCGACAAACAACTACCTGTTTGGCTATATCTTCTATTGATGCCGCACCTGAAATAATGAGAAAAATGGATTAAGCTTCTTATTACTCTGTCtactttttaatgtttttatttggatAATCTTTTTGAACTTATGATGCAACCATTTGAGTAAAAACATATATTGTACATACACTCTACAAGGCAaggtatttttacaaaaatataaatataaaatataacgtaATGGCACCGAATACCGACCACTGATTGATACGGCTAAATGAAtcctttaaaagataaattaaatactctaGAGGTCATaagaaaaaatgatattatgaaagattacgaacttatattttaaaatatgcacataattgtatttcataatggctttttattacctaaattTGGATTTTAACTGTCACGACTGGAAATTAACTGAAAGCACCATTTTCCGACCGACTGAGTACAAATACACGTGTTTCCGACCACTGAGTAGCTAGATTCCGACcagtcaaatattttctactaaaaTCAACTTTATGATAATAGAAATACAATGGAAATTCGTAAAAACCCGTTTCGTCTTTTCACTGCATCACgcgtggaccgatttcgataattctttttttattatattacttgaagtacgaggatggttcttatggagagatattttaaatatgtaccacgggcgaagccggggcggaccgctagttttaaataatatttgagcatttattataataacaaaaactaactCTATGTTAGACtgtagtaatttaaaattacatttactcaaactcaaactcataaAATGCCTCACTGGTCATCCACACTAAATTAGAATGTCCCATTGACTACTTTGCCCAATTCTAAAATCCATTTCACCAAAAGTATTATTTCAGCTAATGAGAATACTTCAGCCTCTTTTTTATCACTCATGATGATGACCTGAAATAAACGCATGCAATTTCACTCAAGCACAGCGCAAGCAAAAGCAACCCAGTTGGACGGAAACAGGGAAATATATCGCACCTAGATTCCGACCAAACCTAAAATTGTGTAATAAAGCCTCTAAACCGAAattgatattcatttttagttcATTTCTATTTCATATGTACACTTATAAAGATCTCACAATTTCGTAGTTATGCAATTATGTGTcataaacgtaaaatataggGGTTTTAAACCAGACCGGTCTTTGTAAATGAATAacgaaaaaatcaaaaaagagTGTCAGTTAAAAcgtatattacaaataatccATTAAAGTTAGCATTGGTCGCATACAGGTGTAGTATATAAGCATAGCctttagaataaataacttaatacgAAACCTCCACAAAACAACATGCATAATAGATAATTACCTTCTTTTACAAAGTGCGAAATTCCGTTTACCGACCGATTCGGTCGGATTTCGGAATGTTGGTATTTTGAAAAGCTCCTCATTCCGTCCATAATTATTTGTCCaaaaaaacctataaaaacACGCTATCTTtgcatgtatattttaaaattaataatttaaaacaccaaTAAAACGTTCAAAGTAAATTAATCACAAACTTACCAGAGTATTTAGCGTAAAAAtccaaatgtttattttcaccgttttatgtttttttcgcATTCAATTCAATACAAACTACACCCTCGCCTAGCTTTTCTTGGATTGACGAAATGTCGGTTAAAATTTGAAACCCAATTTTGGACAGATGACGTACGATAAGTGATTGAATCGAAAGCCTTCAGTTTCACGAGTGTCGCGcgtattttaaacgttttatcaaataaaaatcaaaatggtcGGATAGAGGAGGCTAGTCGGAAACCGGTGCCGTTacttataaatgcgaaagtttgtatggatgtatggatgtatggatgtttgttactctttcacgtaaaaactactgaaccgattacaatgaaatttagcacacatatagagggtaacttggattaacacataggatagttttttcccggaaatcccacgggaacgggaactatgcgggttttcctttgcaaacgcgggcgaagccgcgggcggaaatctagtataaaatatgtcaCAACTGCTACAGGTTTCAATGTAAAACATGTATACAAAAgggtattgaaaaaaatgctATCAAAGAAAAAAGCAACTAAAACATGatggaatataattataattataaacataaataaaaatatatgtagtcAAAGTTCAAGTCAGTATCTAGAACTCTAAAGAgtaatttaacataattttaaacctatttttattttttataacaactATGGTACCTGCATAAGATTCATTTTCCTGTGTCGCTACATACAGCGTCAATTCAAAAGGTTCTAGTTTGCTGTCTCTTGGATGGAATGTTACTATTTTCTTggaataaccatttttttctcTATAATCTAAATGCTTTGTTACTTCGTCAACATCCTCACttcttattttataagcaACGCCCCATACTTTACTGTTAGGGTCATCGCTAGGAATCAAGGTAACTACTCTGCCTggctgaaaaatataatatacaatttaaaacaactaATTTCATAGcagaataattatatacaacaAAGGCCTTAGAAAGATTTGAGCTATCCAAAACTTATAACCAAACAATTTcagttttaattgaatcaatAAATGTTGAGCtctttattgcaataactgcTGAACAGATTTGCCTGAGAATCGGTATACAGATGGCCTATTAGATAGATAGTTGAttacaataacaatttttgcTATATCATTAAGTTTTTAGAGGTTTTCAAGTGAGTGAATTATAGGTTTACTTTGGTTATAAGCTGCTATCAAATTGTAATGAATTATGATTTTTACCTTTTCAGGAACTCCTCTGTGATCGATACTATGTTGATAGAATCTTCTAAGGTACCCTTTAATATATCCAACAGATTTATATTCATACTTAAAATCTACTTTCCATACTAAAGAGCCATATCCGAACACCCACATTTTCTATGTTCTTATTtacacttaatattttttattatattaatttcaaattaaattataatacatacattctaatttctatatgcatttaaattattcattaaaataataatctaaatttaaGCTACATTTTTACATGCAGTCCTGTGACTTTTATTTTGACATATATGACAATGACGTAACTTTTTCTTCTATTGTAAAAAGATAGAAGCTTTGGCATTTTGGCACAGAATCCTCAATAGTAGCTAAACCATTTTGGTTGCTAGGGTCTGGGCACAGGGTCTGGGTCTGGAAAGTCTGGACCACAGTCTGAACTATTTTTAGGAACAGTATATAAATACTGTCTATCTATAGATATGgacatatttttgaagtgcAACTTCTTtgtcggggttggaaaaaaatttgatgtaacattttttcgttacgcgtgacatttttccgttacgcgccatctttttcttatccctacgaCCAACCTACGACGCGTGatttgacgtatttctgtaaagttgcatatatagtaaattatttttttgaaaaataaggtcataaggaagtttcacttcttacgtgtgtacactagtacacacacattttattgtgtgtacactagtacacacaCGTACCAACCACAATCATCTCCGTAATccaacatattatacatattattattgaagtgaaacttctttatcggggttgtaaaaaaatttattgcaacattttttcgttacgcgctatctttttcttatccctaccacgcgtgattcgacgtatttctgtaaagttgcatacaAATAGTAAATTACTTCACTCCTTACGTACACgcacagtttttttttaattacggGTGTCCCAAGAAGTAGTGATATAGGTACTGAATCTGGGAGGTAGAGGATctagagggctatccgaatcacctCAATGTATGTTAGGAAGATATTAGgtgatttttcgtattttcggagttatgacgtttttttttcaatatttttcccaTCGCCGAGCAAATCGCTGAGTACgatgagatttttatttatggtagATGAGATTTTTTTGTGTGCTATGCTGATAGATAGGCCTAAGCACAGGGCCTAAGGATAGGCTACAGGGATAGGCCAATTCAGTAtggtaacatttactatcgttagatatttgaaatattaacgACGCACGAATAGAAAGTATTTAAACAGTAAACACCAGCTAATGAGATATAAAATGCGTTTAAAATGTTAACTCCATAAACGTTTGATCATTCGCTCTGTATACCACACAGTATACCACCATGTAAACGACTATTTTGATTGAGGCgactttttgaaataaaatacatttggTACTGTGATTTGGTACATttgtatgttaaataaaaaaaacttcgtgcgtttgttgatattttgtatattgtgTGGACCGTGGTGTGGACCACAGATTAAGTATTAGTTGGTATTAGTTactataggtctaccagaatctgatggcatatttatatttaagaaataatagattttcatatggcaactttatttgacaactatcaaattggttgtcaaattatttgtcttctttgcaattattgaataatttttaggattttgtcaaaaaaatcttcgaaagtgtcgaaaaagccgctgcgatcacacgCAAGagatgttgtttataatgtgtatagaaaaacattcgatgaagaagggtcaaacacatcacaattttcaattttaatattttattggtcaattggacttacccgttttaatacttttaattaaaaatattatatgtaggtaactataatattgtttgttgtttacaatataattttatgaaaacttattacaggagtttccaatacggctattcgtcaagtccaagtcaattttataatgtgtatatctgttaatacttacgaaaatacctaaacagttttattttattttataataaattataagcaatctagttttgatctgcattatcattacatccatattttcacatggcataatgataatgaatatacaaatataggtatgtgaaaataataatatgtattacctttataaaaataatatgtatattatacatgcaaatatgtacctatataatattaagtggacatctcattattaagtacagtattgtccacttatgtaatgtgactaataaaacaacaagaaaataaaaaataagcagtatcaagatcgttcagtccattttccctagggttgcacactcaaaattttgatttccctaattgccatcagattctggtttacctatacttGATTACTACGTGTGGACCATGCTTGGACTATCTATAGGTTTGTAATACCATAGACTAGAGACAAAAGCATGCgtgaattatttgaatttggtggcaatttcaaaataaagtattatgaGCACTACATGAGCACTCAATGAAAAATTATAGGTACAAGTATGCGGTATTCAATCaagttattataaattcgaaaaataaatatacaacatgcagtaaatatattatagtataaccATCTGAAGTCACTCTCATCGGCCTCATGCCCACCGTAGCAGAGAAACTTTGCCGAGACCTCGTTGAGCCTGTTTTTAAACCTTCCTCAATCaacaataatgtaaaatttaaaaaagtaaaaagacCTACAAAAAGTTCATCAAATTT encodes:
- the LOC123700799 gene encoding uncharacterized protein LOC123700799 — its product is MAAKSPTTSVKSREIIGGDQFSQRREVFEKHDTVFLPLPSPTTPTPTYREVEPIITSNHGKTTSNFKRNTAGYSSMRETRSEDRNHYDFRPRKYSDNFTSDLNQSDDADYRYSTAERTRRLSKMRRDFLTSNLHEPTDSPFTRTGVRASMPAKSVNVTSYKIESPKIYKFPFAEPYTTPTPVRRIIIDLGPTDDEDVQDGKENHVPQERRKYQSLPNEESSPKIDRQKLFEELVKRYSPQRKPVDWTLPPTRPKVVGSVPKSTSSAADSVDSTDNIDKDDVFEKKETEEPKTTSNEVEKEKVPEVQPHIEILHNGPEKVQENNNVSEQKDQSKNSLVEENDYVPELSPIKRQLSRESAKRPPKDAIVDLTIPALIDKMNTEGENLEHQKSNGKKVKRKRSFLDKLLGRNKGVKSDK
- the LOC123700811 gene encoding putative glutathione-specific gamma-glutamylcyclotransferase 2, with product MWVFGYGSLVWKVDFKYEYKSVGYIKGYLRRFYQHSIDHRGVPEKPGRVVTLIPSDDPNSKVWGVAYKIRSEDVDEVTKHLDYREKNGYSKKIVTFHPRDSKLEPFELTLYVATQENESYAGAASIEDIAKQVVVCRGPSGLNKDYVYQLADAMRQIAPEVDDDHLFSLEAAVKELDTDK